The genome window ATTTAAATCACCTTTAATAGTATGATATCTTTCTTTTATATTTTTCTGATCATTTTCTTTATTATTTTTAACTTTTTCAAAAGCATGGTAGTCTTGAAAACTTTTTGGTAAGAAAACAGCATATGAATTTGTTTCTTTTGCGAATACTGTTGCGTTTAGAAAAAACGCTGCAAAAACAAGAATAATATTATTTTTCATAGATTATAAATACTTAAAATAGATATTAATGTAAAAATAGTGTTTGAAAAGCTTAACAAACAAGTATTCACTAACAGAAAATTATTTTTTTTACAACTTTTTTACAAACTAGATAAGTTAACTCTTGCTAATACATTTTTTTCTTTGGCATAATTTTAAATTGATTTGTTTCTGCTATAAATTTAATTTCTGAATAAAACATTATCTCAAAATTTTTTACTTTAACAAAAGCTGAAGTAATTTGCTTTTGTTGTAAAAACTGTTCTGGTAGTATTGAATTACTTCTATCGAGTAGTACAATATTTCCTGAAGATATTTGTTTTAAAAAATTTTCATCTAATTCAATCTCTGGAATTTTGGGTAATATCTTTATTACAGGAATTAAATTAGAGTCAATTTTATTTTTTAATTCTTGTTTATCAATATCTGCAGATACATAAATAGCATTTTCTACATGCCAAGGCTCAACAAATTCTCTTCTTAATTGTGAGCAATAACCCACAGTACCAATGGCTTTAGCTAAATCCCTTGCAAGAGAACGAACGTATGTACCTTTTCCACATAATACTCTTAGTGAAATACTTTCTTCGGATAGATTGGAATTGACTATTTCAAGTTTTTCAATAAAAATTTTTCTTTTTTTAGTTTCAATTGGATTCGGAATACTTCCACTTGCCCGCATATATTCATATAAAGGCTTTCCATTCATTTTTAATGCGCTATAGACAGGAGGTATTTGTTCAATTTCTCCTTGAAATAAATTCAATTTTGCTTCAATCAATTCAGCAAAGTTTTGTGGTACGTTTTTTTCTTCTACAATTCTTCCAGACGCATCTAATGTATCAGTTTCTTTACCTAATTTAATAGTAAACAAATATTGTTTTTTTCCATCCATTATTTCGTCTGATAGTCTAGTAGCTCCTCCAATTAACACAGGTAACAAGCCAGTAGCAAAAGGATCTAAAGTTCCTAAATGCCCAACTTTATCAATATTTAATGCTTTCCGTACCAGGGATACAATTTTATGACTTGTCATACCTGCGGCTTTATCTACTAGAATTAAACCACAGTAATTGCTAACTTCACTTTGCTTAATATTCATAATTTTATATTGTTCTTTAATTATTTTTTAGGTTGATGCTCTTGATTTAAAGATTCATCTTTTAAAGATGAGTTTTTTTCATTTTCTTTTAATTCATCACTAACTTTAGTTAACAATGCACCCATTTTTACTGAATACTCTACACTATCATCATAATAAAAAACTATTTCTGGAGTGTAGCGAATCAGTAAAGATTTTCCTAATTCACGTCTGATAAAGCCAGAAGCTTGCTTCAAACCTTTTTCAGCTAATTTTCTTTGCTCAGGTTCACCCAATACAGAAAAATAAACTTTAGCAATTTGTAAATCAGGAGACATTTTTACTGAATTTAAGGTAATGCCACGCACCCGAGGATCAGATATTTCTCCACGAACAAGCATCATTGCAATATGTTCGCGGATTTGCTCACCAAGTTGTAGCATTCTTTTTGTAGCCATTTAAACAAAATATCCTTTAATTAATTAAGAGTAGCAGCTA of Pigmentibacter sp. JX0631 contains these proteins:
- the truB gene encoding tRNA pseudouridine(55) synthase TruB, giving the protein MNIKQSEVSNYCGLILVDKAAGMTSHKIVSLVRKALNIDKVGHLGTLDPFATGLLPVLIGGATRLSDEIMDGKKQYLFTIKLGKETDTLDASGRIVEEKNVPQNFAELIEAKLNLFQGEIEQIPPVYSALKMNGKPLYEYMRASGSIPNPIETKKRKIFIEKLEIVNSNLSEESISLRVLCGKGTYVRSLARDLAKAIGTVGYCSQLRREFVEPWHVENAIYVSADIDKQELKNKIDSNLIPVIKILPKIPEIELDENFLKQISSGNIVLLDRSNSILPEQFLQQKQITSAFVKVKNFEIMFYSEIKFIAETNQFKIMPKKKMY
- the rbfA gene encoding 30S ribosome-binding factor RbfA, which encodes MATKRMLQLGEQIREHIAMMLVRGEISDPRVRGITLNSVKMSPDLQIAKVYFSVLGEPEQRKLAEKGLKQASGFIRRELGKSLLIRYTPEIVFYYDDSVEYSVKMGALLTKVSDELKENEKNSSLKDESLNQEHQPKK